The DNA sequence CGAGCCGGCGGGCAGGTCGAGTTCGACGCGCCACATCCGCCAGGTGTCGGCGTTGACCTCCGTGCCGAGGGTCGCGACCTGCCACGGCCCGCCGTCGACGCGGACCTCCACCCGGTCCACACCCCGGTGCTGCGCCCAGGCGACGCCAGCGGCGACGAACCGGCCGGCGGGCACCTGCTCGAAGGGCTTGGGCCGGTCCACGCGGGACATCGTCTTGATCGGCGCGCGCTGCGCCCAGTCCCGCTCGACCCAGTAGGCGTCGAAGTCGGCGAAGGTGGTCAGCTCGGCGTCCACCAGCCACTTCGTCGCCGAGACGAACCCGTAGAGGCCGGGCACGACCATCCGCACGGGGAAGCCGTGCTCGGCGGGCAGCGGTTCGCCGTTCATGCCGAGCGCCAACAACGCGTTGCTGCCGGGCGCCATGATGTCCTCGACCGGTGTGCCGCAGGTCCAGCCGTCCGCGCTGCGGGTCGCGAGCTGGTCCGCGCCGGGTCGGACGCCCGCCTCGGCGAGGACGTCGCTCAGGGAGACACCGATGAAGTCGGCGGTGGAGATGTAGGGGCCGCCGACCTCGTTGGACACGCAGCAGAGGCTGATCGTCCGCTCCACCAACGGCCGGCTCAGCAGGTCGTCATAGGTGAGCACGAGTTCGCGGTCCACCATGCCGTGCACGCGCAGGCGCCAGTCCTGCGCGCGCAGCCTGGGCACCGACAACGCGGTGTCCACCCGGTAGAAGTCGGCGTTGGGCGTGATGAACGGGGGCGTGCCGTCGCCGGTGAAGTCCGCGCCCGCCGGGATGGGCGGCGCGGCCACGTCCGGGGTCAACCGGATCGCCCGGCGGGAGGCCTCCACGTCCACCCGGCCGCCGACGAGCTGCCCGACCACCGCACCCGCCCCCGCCGCGGCGGCCACGGCCGTGGAGGTGATCAGGAAGCGGCGGCGGC is a window from the Saccharothrix saharensis genome containing:
- a CDS encoding molybdopterin-dependent oxidoreductase, which gives rise to MNATAHHQEPGTGESWPPLWAAAATGLVAVAAALASGHLVAALVDPFASPFLAVGNTAIDLTPHPVKDFAIRTFGEDDKTALLAGMAFVITATAAVAGLLSRRSPLPGTVLAAGLGAVGVAAVLARPTLGVTAVPAPVTSLVVGVVVFRWLHRLSSVDSRRGRPVDWRVPGLGRRRFLITSTAVAAAAGAGAVVGQLVGGRVDVEASRRAIRLTPDVAAPPIPAGADFTGDGTPPFITPNADFYRVDTALSVPRLRAQDWRLRVHGMVDRELVLTYDDLLSRPLVERTISLCCVSNEVGGPYISTADFIGVSLSDVLAEAGVRPGADQLATRSADGWTCGTPVEDIMAPGSNALLALGMNGEPLPAEHGFPVRMVVPGLYGFVSATKWLVDAELTTFADFDAYWVERDWAQRAPIKTMSRVDRPKPFEQVPAGRFVAAGVAWAQHRGVDRVEVRVDGGPWQVATLGTEVNADTWRMWRVELDLPAGSHTLEARATDRTGRAQTPDRAEPIPDGASGWHTIVFTARP